The following are encoded together in the Drosophila sechellia strain sech25 chromosome 3R, ASM438219v1, whole genome shotgun sequence genome:
- the LOC6613744 gene encoding uncharacterized protein LOC6613744 → MHGSSQLTLTLALAFMLICLGCNHALAQDELFRCSVQYKCSDVKELVWAMADERCHVFHNNCLLKVEQCARKNSGKSELIETTREICKPSCTKDCPDIFDPVCAQIFQEEYLTFSNDCEMRNYICTNERPYSFISVGECVEQPVG, encoded by the exons ATGCACGGAAGCAGCCAGCTTACTTTGACCTTGGCTTTGGCCTTCATGCTCATCTGCTTGGGATGCAATCACGCCCTAGCCCAGGACGAACTCTTCCGGTGCAGTGTGCAGTACAAATGCTCGGATGTGAAAGAGTTGGTTTGGGCCATGGCCGACGAACGTTGCCATGTCTTTCACAACAATTGTCTGCTGAAGGTCGAGCAGTGCGCACGAAAAAACAGCGGAAAATCGGAGCTGATTGAAACCACGCGGGAGATCTGCAAACCCAGTTGCACCAAGGATTGTCCGGATATCTTTGACCCAGTGTGTGCGCAAATCTTCCAGGAGGAGTACTTGACTTTTAGTAACGATTGCGAAATGcgaaactatatttgcacaaATGAGAGGC CTTACTCATTTATTTCCGTCGGCGAATGCGTGGAACAGCCAGTTGGTTAG